The Pseudomonas aeruginosa genome includes the window GTGCGGATGCTGGCCAGTTCGCGGCCGTCGTCCAGCCAGCGGGAGGAGAAGTCCCAGCCGCTTTCCGCGCCGGCCCGCAGGTCGCGATAGACCTCGCCCGCGGGGCGCTGCGGGGCGCGCGCGGCGGTCGCCCGGTCCTCCAGGAAGGACTCCTGGCGCGGTGTGTCACGGTTGTCCCAGTAGCGGTTCAGCAGGCTTCCGTCGGCCAGTTTCACCACGTGCAGGCGCGCCTCGTTGGGGCGCAGCCCGGCGGAGCCTTCCATCCAGTAGGCGTATTCCTTCTGTAGCTGCGGCAGGTAGCGCCGGTAGGCGGCGTCGCCTTCGCGTCTTGCCTGGAGGTCCACCATGTAGGCGAAGAACGGCGGCTGCGAACGGCTCAGGTAGTAGCTGCGGTTACCGTTGGGAATGTGCCCGTAGGTATCGATCAGGTAGGCGAAGTTGTCGAGCATGTCGCGCACCCGCTGGTGCTGCCCGCTCTCCGCAAGGCCGAGCATGGTGAAGTAGGAGTCCCAGTAGTACACCTCGCGGAAGCGTCCGCCGGGGACCACGTAGGGTTTCGGCAGCGGCAGCAGGCTGCTGTGGGCCGGCACCTGCTCGTAGTGGCGGGTCAACGCCGGCCACAGGTCGCTGATGTGGCTGGCGAGATCGGCGCCCGCTTCCGGCGGGGCGGTCTCGACGCTGCCGGACTCCTCGAAGTTGCGGCCGACGAAGGCGCGCAGGTCGAAGCCGGGCCGCTCCCTCTCGCGCAGGTAGTCGGCGCGGATCCGTGCAGGCTCGCGCAGCGGGAGCGCATCGACGAAGTGCTTCTGGTCGCTGAACAACCGGCTTTCCTGCACCGCCTGGAACAGCTCGGGATAGGCTTCGTCGGGGGCGATCGCGCGTTCGCCGCTGGCGTCCTGCCAACCCCAGGACG containing:
- the treA gene encoding alpha,alpha-trehalase TreA; amino-acid sequence: MPDRTALPRAMLAAWVLLLLAACSQGPAPTPPASSSWGWQDASGERAIAPDEAYPELFQAVQESRLFSDQKHFVDALPLREPARIRADYLRERERPGFDLRAFVGRNFEESGSVETAPPEAGADLASHISDLWPALTRHYEQVPAHSSLLPLPKPYVVPGGRFREVYYWDSYFTMLGLAESGQHQRVRDMLDNFAYLIDTYGHIPNGNRSYYLSRSQPPFFAYMVDLQARREGDAAYRRYLPQLQKEYAYWMEGSAGLRPNEARLHVVKLADGSLLNRYWDNRDTPRQESFLEDRATAARAPQRPAGEVYRDLRAGAESGWDFSSRWLDDGRELASIRTTAIVPVDLNALLYHLERTIAKACASSALKACEQGYGARAEKRRQAIEDHLWHPAGYYADYDWQRRRPIERINAASLFPLFTGLASTERAGRTADSVAAQLLRPGGLATTTRASGQQWDEPNGWAPLQWVAVQGLRAYGRDALAEDIGRRFLAQVQQVYDREGKLVEKYDISGNQGGGGGGEYPLQDGFGWSNGVTLQLLRLYGPGAGR